In a genomic window of Streptomyces katrae:
- a CDS encoding HEAT repeat domain-containing protein has product MSKEPLPDEVVHTTGGSGPVSEDPTHATTKSPATDSTADEDGPVSESDALRSLAAGGAESEAERAEALRAGAIADRIAERLNADASRTRIGTLALFNDTVSFGGGFNFGGGRVPAASSGSTGTVPLAEDEIAEYTDLYVQPERYDEALDALCKRHLLVLTGSPGSGRTAAAVNLLAEALTLNSSSDGGCHRLLDAVSIVSPAWEPPAERSGCIAVLDGYPDGLSARGLAGAASKLRAAGAHLVLIGGPEVEAAVSGPSGDDLAWHGLSPVDPLAVLERRVLGHGADPERRGELMALLDASGALTALREQPLASHAVRLASVVTTGGDLAAAVAALRDPSDQVYTWFRTHHEPEAIAFALAAAVLEGGGYLTVADAALRLRQALSPEEPAPPDVRFRDRLEQDQPWIELVFPGAGELPGSPRVRFRSALVRHVVLTYAWTTLDGRREAVLQWLRRLLGHSDLEVRAQAAVASGVLARSDYHYAVHRFVKSWAGSTSWPVRQAAATAIGVAGSTPATAEAVWELLHQWAGGGHSAYERRLAGTAATAVGGLFGRNAPDRALGVLRSALDRGDDWGTLTPVAWGGVHLLHQGRTQEVLTAYLHWSQPQDQSPMVLKTLSAFVFAASTPYTSAVPGAAGPGGAVDGVPLLLSVLPHHRRALAELWGRALARKPVQEPAFAALRGWIDTYADSCPEGPASLRTLVLDIARLPGKHRERLHWWLTKWASDREHPSAHAADLARALEL; this is encoded by the coding sequence ATGAGCAAGGAACCTCTGCCAGACGAGGTGGTGCACACAACCGGTGGCTCGGGCCCCGTCTCGGAGGACCCGACGCACGCGACGACCAAGTCACCCGCAACAGACAGCACAGCGGACGAGGACGGCCCGGTCAGTGAGTCGGACGCGTTACGTTCGCTGGCCGCGGGTGGTGCGGAGAGCGAAGCCGAAAGGGCCGAGGCACTGCGCGCCGGGGCCATTGCGGACCGTATCGCCGAGCGGCTGAACGCGGACGCGTCCAGGACCAGAATCGGCACACTGGCGCTCTTCAACGACACGGTGAGTTTCGGCGGTGGATTCAACTTCGGCGGCGGCCGTGTCCCGGCGGCCTCAAGCGGATCCACAGGTACGGTACCCCTTGCTGAGGATGAGATCGCCGAGTACACGGATCTGTATGTACAGCCGGAGCGCTACGACGAAGCGCTGGACGCGTTGTGCAAGCGGCATCTGCTGGTGCTGACCGGTTCGCCCGGCAGCGGGCGGACGGCTGCTGCCGTCAATTTGCTCGCCGAGGCGCTCACACTGAACAGCTCCTCGGACGGCGGCTGTCACCGTCTTCTCGACGCGGTGTCCATCGTCTCCCCCGCTTGGGAGCCCCCGGCCGAGCGAAGCGGCTGCATCGCTGTGCTGGACGGCTACCCCGACGGGCTTTCGGCACGCGGACTCGCGGGTGCCGCGTCAAAGCTCCGAGCTGCCGGGGCCCATCTCGTGCTCATCGGCGGACCCGAGGTCGAGGCGGCTGTGTCCGGCCCCAGTGGCGACGACCTCGCGTGGCACGGGCTGAGTCCGGTGGATCCACTCGCCGTGCTGGAGCGCCGGGTACTCGGGCACGGCGCTGATCCCGAGCGCCGGGGCGAGCTGATGGCGCTGCTGGACGCCTCGGGCGCCTTGACCGCTCTGAGGGAACAGCCACTGGCCTCCCATGCGGTGCGGCTCGCTTCGGTGGTCACAACCGGTGGCGACCTGGCAGCGGCCGTCGCCGCGTTACGTGACCCCAGCGATCAGGTCTACACGTGGTTCCGCACCCATCATGAGCCGGAGGCCATCGCCTTCGCACTCGCCGCCGCCGTGCTGGAGGGCGGTGGTTACCTCACCGTCGCCGACGCCGCGCTCCGCCTTCGTCAGGCCCTGTCGCCAGAGGAGCCGGCCCCGCCGGATGTGCGTTTCCGGGACCGCTTGGAGCAGGACCAGCCCTGGATCGAGCTGGTCTTCCCCGGAGCGGGGGAACTGCCCGGGTCTCCCCGGGTGCGTTTTCGCAGTGCGCTGGTGCGCCACGTGGTCCTCACCTATGCATGGACCACGTTGGACGGGCGCCGGGAAGCGGTGCTCCAGTGGTTGCGGCGGCTGCTCGGCCACTCCGATCTGGAGGTCAGGGCCCAGGCGGCCGTCGCGAGCGGGGTGCTGGCCCGGTCCGACTACCACTACGCGGTGCACCGCTTCGTGAAGTCCTGGGCCGGAAGCACTTCGTGGCCTGTGCGACAGGCTGCGGCAACGGCCATCGGCGTGGCCGGATCGACTCCCGCCACAGCCGAAGCGGTCTGGGAGCTGCTGCACCAGTGGGCAGGCGGCGGCCACTCGGCGTACGAGCGGCGGCTGGCAGGCACCGCGGCCACCGCCGTCGGCGGGCTCTTCGGCCGCAACGCCCCGGATCGAGCTTTAGGCGTGCTGCGCAGCGCGCTGGACCGGGGGGACGACTGGGGCACATTGACCCCGGTCGCCTGGGGCGGGGTACACCTACTCCACCAGGGGCGCACACAGGAGGTACTGACCGCCTACCTGCACTGGTCTCAGCCGCAGGACCAGTCGCCGATGGTCCTCAAGACGCTTTCCGCGTTCGTCTTCGCCGCTTCGACGCCGTACACCTCGGCCGTCCCTGGCGCAGCGGGACCGGGGGGAGCCGTCGACGGCGTGCCGCTGCTCCTGAGCGTGCTACCCCACCACCGTCGGGCACTGGCTGAGCTCTGGGGGCGGGCACTGGCCCGCAAACCCGTGCAGGAGCCGGCGTTCGCGGCCTTGCGCGGATGGATCGACACCTACGCCGACTCGTGCCCCGAGGGTCCGGCATCCCTGCGCACCCTGGTGCTCGACATCGCACGTCTCCCGGGCAAGCACCGGGAGCGCTTGCACTGGTGGCTCACGAAATGGGCCAGTGACCGGGAACACCCTTCCGCGCATGCCGCGGACCTGGCCCGCGCTCTTGAACTGTGA
- a CDS encoding protein kinase domain-containing protein has translation MKQGDEIAGYLVVSEPTNANGGKCMWAFAEKDGHQYFLKRFLEPKRPREGSTASAASQRIRLEVCQEFEDRHRGIMKRLRPDAVGGGNLVLAADFFHEGSTYYKVTERIDTSSLEKPQALEPRQKAVLLKTLALSLQLLHDIDVVHGDLKPLNVLIQKRDGVVFYSAKLIDFDDSYVSGSPPGRQEVAGDSLYGAPEWRRYVQEDETVQPEHLTTAVDVFALGLMTHYYLTGALPGHSTRYGSPADAVNAGEVLNLDPRLSDSMQGLIRAMTGPVPRNRPRIATYLKALADPQVCALVHRRPGTTTPARTHPEVPGPAALKPGVADDALTRTSRIRTNLGRGTVPAPTSPPSSTPPSPATGTAKEEGAAPAAGRTSRVRINLGDRKHTS, from the coding sequence ATGAAGCAGGGCGATGAGATCGCGGGATACCTCGTGGTCAGCGAGCCGACGAACGCCAACGGCGGCAAATGCATGTGGGCATTCGCCGAGAAGGACGGCCATCAGTACTTCCTGAAGCGCTTCCTCGAACCCAAGCGTCCGCGCGAGGGATCCACCGCGAGCGCCGCCAGCCAACGGATCCGCCTCGAAGTGTGCCAGGAGTTCGAGGACCGGCACCGCGGCATCATGAAGCGGCTGCGCCCGGATGCTGTCGGCGGCGGCAATCTGGTACTTGCCGCGGACTTCTTCCACGAGGGCAGCACGTACTACAAGGTCACCGAACGGATCGACACCTCCAGCCTGGAGAAGCCCCAAGCACTGGAACCCCGGCAAAAGGCGGTGCTGCTGAAGACGCTGGCTCTGAGCCTCCAGCTACTCCACGACATCGACGTGGTGCATGGCGACCTCAAGCCGCTGAATGTGCTGATCCAGAAGCGCGACGGAGTCGTCTTCTACTCGGCGAAGCTGATCGACTTCGACGACTCGTACGTATCGGGCAGTCCACCGGGCCGCCAGGAGGTCGCCGGTGACTCCTTGTACGGGGCACCGGAATGGCGCCGGTACGTCCAGGAGGACGAGACCGTCCAGCCGGAGCATCTGACGACGGCGGTGGACGTCTTCGCGCTGGGCTTGATGACGCACTACTACCTGACCGGCGCGCTGCCGGGACACAGCACTCGGTACGGTTCCCCGGCCGACGCGGTCAACGCGGGCGAGGTACTGAACCTGGACCCGCGGCTCTCGGACTCCATGCAAGGGCTCATCCGGGCGATGACCGGCCCAGTGCCGAGGAACCGCCCGCGGATCGCCACGTATCTCAAGGCGCTCGCGGACCCGCAGGTGTGCGCCCTCGTACACCGGCGCCCGGGTACAACCACACCGGCGAGGACGCATCCCGAGGTGCCGGGCCCGGCGGCCCTGAAGCCCGGGGTGGCCGACGACGCCCTTACGCGGACCAGCCGGATCAGAACCAACCTCGGACGCGGCACGGTACCCGCACCCACATCCCCGCCGTCGTCCACACCTCCTTCCCCGGCCACCGGGACGGCGAAGGAGGAAGGGGCAGCGCCGGCCGCCGGGCGGACCTCGCGGGTCCGCATCAACCTCGGCGACCGCAAGCACACCTCGTAA
- a CDS encoding DUF6233 domain-containing protein produces MAAPRPGTATPAPRNDHPADFVPPPVQILLPQGEVTGLLWERRQLPGGWFYLVSFDLWVCDEDGVMSTASARMWVDAPGRARPIEGVDPAAYAAVPVYPLPLPDSKERQLGPRRPPGWVVEPLRGRGPDHAVIHTVDCPDAPTGRPALTWRQALDHAERAGTRLCALCGAAHELEPLLRGFDSIGEA; encoded by the coding sequence GTGGCAGCCCCACGCCCGGGAACCGCGACGCCAGCCCCGCGAAACGACCACCCGGCTGACTTCGTCCCGCCCCCGGTGCAGATCCTGCTCCCCCAGGGCGAGGTCACAGGGCTGCTGTGGGAACGGCGGCAGTTGCCGGGCGGATGGTTCTACCTCGTCTCCTTCGACCTGTGGGTCTGCGACGAGGACGGCGTCATGAGTACGGCGTCCGCCCGCATGTGGGTGGACGCCCCCGGCCGCGCACGGCCTATCGAGGGCGTGGACCCGGCCGCGTACGCGGCCGTCCCCGTCTACCCCCTGCCGCTGCCGGACTCCAAAGAGCGGCAGCTGGGTCCCCGGCGGCCTCCCGGCTGGGTCGTGGAACCACTGCGTGGTCGCGGCCCCGACCATGCCGTCATCCACACAGTCGACTGCCCCGATGCCCCGACCGGCCGACCGGCTCTAACTTGGCGGCAGGCACTCGATCACGCCGAGCGGGCAGGCACACGTCTGTGCGCACTGTGTGGTGCCGCCCACGAGCTGGAGCCGCTACTCCGTGGCTTCGACAGCATCGGCGAGGCGTAA
- a CDS encoding serine/threonine protein phosphatase gives MPGRGEDAEPLLAYHLTTHRGLIGVFDGSGGSGSSPAWQAPDGEQRTGAWVGARVARLAVDCWFQEVTTTGEAAGAENLKGYLDFFHERAPQRHSKIVGKMRRQLPTTLAAIEFSLPPEGQLEGLALWAGDSRAYLLDPEAGLQVLTRDHTEVSDALELLRSDPPMTNTVCADRDFYVQEHSFKFPLPCVLLTATDGFFGYVHTPADFENALLSTLRHANCETEWAELIRRSVQGYTADDASLGLIALGYKDFTRLRDAFAARQEFIAGFCRKDRPTHTDPASAVRAWQDDTWHGYRTGYETYLPAPQEERA, from the coding sequence GTGCCGGGGCGCGGCGAGGACGCCGAGCCGCTGCTCGCCTACCACCTGACGACACATCGGGGCCTGATCGGCGTCTTCGACGGTTCGGGCGGCTCTGGTTCATCGCCCGCCTGGCAGGCGCCGGATGGTGAGCAGCGGACGGGCGCGTGGGTAGGGGCACGCGTCGCCCGGCTCGCCGTGGACTGCTGGTTCCAGGAGGTGACCACCACAGGGGAGGCCGCCGGTGCCGAAAACCTGAAGGGATACTTGGACTTCTTCCACGAGCGGGCCCCGCAGCGACACAGCAAGATCGTCGGAAAGATGCGGCGCCAACTGCCGACCACGCTGGCCGCCATCGAATTCAGCCTGCCGCCAGAAGGCCAATTGGAAGGCCTGGCTCTGTGGGCCGGGGACTCCCGCGCCTATCTGCTGGACCCGGAGGCCGGGCTCCAGGTACTGACTCGGGACCATACCGAGGTGAGCGACGCGCTGGAACTGCTGCGTTCGGACCCGCCGATGACCAACACGGTCTGCGCGGACCGCGACTTCTACGTCCAGGAGCACTCGTTCAAGTTCCCGCTGCCCTGTGTCCTGCTGACGGCCACGGACGGCTTCTTCGGGTACGTCCACACCCCGGCGGACTTCGAGAACGCCCTGCTGTCCACCCTGCGGCACGCGAACTGTGAGACCGAGTGGGCCGAGCTGATCCGCCGGAGCGTGCAGGGCTATACCGCCGATGACGCCTCGCTCGGCCTCATCGCGCTCGGCTACAAGGACTTCACCAGGCTACGGGACGCATTCGCCGCGCGCCAGGAGTTCATCGCCGGGTTCTGCCGGAAGGACCGGCCCACGCACACCGATCCGGCATCTGCCGTACGGGCCTGGCAGGACGACACCTGGCACGGCTACCGCACCGGCTACGAGACATACCTGCCGGCGCCACAGGAGGAGCGGGCATGA
- a CDS encoding RNA polymerase sigma factor: MQQLYQEMHPRLTRYVQLQFPSLGQAAAEDVVAEVFVRAFSDWDRIGSMEDPVRYLRVAARNRAIDTCRRLQRASPTEDGAIGRLAERANRLNVTQALSHDYSQSDPGDVAAELLQQGLQAMRPTQRHKVASLQASGLTDVEISAALAIPLAQVHVQRHRAVRELRQALKRYIRSPSIDPPGETTAEGHRNASNAGREQRSWSTG, from the coding sequence TTGCAGCAGCTCTACCAAGAGATGCATCCCCGCCTGACCCGCTACGTCCAGCTCCAGTTCCCGTCGCTCGGCCAGGCCGCTGCTGAGGACGTAGTCGCCGAAGTGTTCGTCAGGGCGTTCAGCGACTGGGACCGCATCGGCTCAATGGAAGACCCTGTCCGCTACCTGCGCGTGGCAGCGCGAAATCGAGCCATCGATACCTGCCGCCGCCTCCAGCGGGCATCGCCGACAGAAGACGGTGCGATCGGCCGCCTGGCAGAGCGTGCCAACCGCCTCAACGTGACCCAGGCACTTAGCCACGACTACTCACAATCCGACCCTGGAGATGTCGCCGCAGAGCTACTGCAGCAGGGGCTCCAGGCCATGCGGCCCACACAACGACACAAGGTCGCCAGCCTCCAAGCCAGCGGTTTGACGGATGTCGAGATCTCTGCCGCTTTGGCCATTCCTCTCGCCCAGGTGCATGTTCAGCGACACCGCGCAGTACGGGAGCTAAGGCAAGCCCTGAAGAGGTACATCAGGAGCCCCTCTATCGACCCACCTGGGGAGACAACAGCCGAGGGCCACCGGAACGCTTCCAATGCCGGGCGAGAGCAACGTTCATGGTCGACGGGATGA